Proteins encoded in a region of the Candidatus Bathyarchaeota archaeon genome:
- a CDS encoding ribbon-helix-helix domain-containing protein, giving the protein MKTLRISDDAHQKLTAMLGEITAQTMKMQTYTDAIENLLSTSISLPPELLNETQNFVEANRHLGYTSREEFIRDAIRTQLRFVKDQYVYVEIPKEEYDRLQQALNDLGTEFLSVDDFINQQIRNLLQKHQELLKQKEDYERKARHK; this is encoded by the coding sequence ATGAAAACCCTCCGCATTTCGGATGATGCGCACCAAAAACTAACCGCTATGCTGGGCGAAATAACCGCGCAAACCATGAAAATGCAAACATACACCGATGCAATTGAAAATCTGCTTTCCACAAGCATTTCTTTGCCTCCTGAACTTTTGAATGAAACTCAGAATTTTGTTGAAGCAAACCGTCATCTAGGCTATACAAGCCGCGAAGAATTCATACGCGATGCAATCCGCACACAGCTGCGCTTTGTAAAAGACCAGTACGTCTACGTGGAAATCCCAAAGGAGGAATACGACAGGCTTCAGCAAGCACTAAACGATTTAGGCACCGAGTTTTTGAGTGTTGATGACTTCATTAATCAGCAAATTCGCAATTTGTTGCAGAAGCATCAGGAACTGCTTAAGCAGAAAGAAGATTATGAAAGAAAAGCACGCCATAAATAG
- the trxA gene encoding thioredoxin, translated as MSIQPFHVTDSNFDETIQKNKLVLVDFWAGWCGPCRALAPTIEELAKELNGRVLVGKLDVDENPEAAERFQVFSIPTMIIFKDGQEAERLVGLCAKGRIIETLKKHE; from the coding sequence ATGAGTATCCAACCTTTTCATGTAACCGATTCAAATTTCGATGAAACAATTCAGAAAAACAAGCTAGTTTTGGTTGATTTTTGGGCTGGCTGGTGTGGTCCATGCAGAGCGCTTGCGCCAACCATTGAGGAATTAGCAAAAGAGTTAAACGGAAGAGTCTTAGTCGGCAAGCTTGATGTTGACGAGAACCCTGAGGCTGCTGAGCGATTTCAAGTCTTTAGCATACCAACGATGATAATTTTCAAAGATGGACAAGAAGCCGAAAGACTTGTGGGTTTGTGCGCCAAAGGCAGAATCATCGAGACCTTAAAGAAGCATGAGTAA
- a CDS encoding ATP-dependent DNA ligase: MDYAVIADSYEKIEATTKRLEMTDYLVELLKKTPKAVIGKVVYLTQGKLYPDFMGIEMGVAEKLAIKALARASGQRESVILAELQKSGDIGETSANQLAKRKQATFFKKTLTVERVYETLDKLAKSSGSGAVDTKMALLAGLLSDATPKEAKWLIRTVTGNLRLGIADMTVLDALAIAYGGGKEARELIERAYNISSDLGRVASVVAESGLDGIKKFQVMVFEPIRPMLAERLGVPEEILEKFGGKCVVEYKYDGERVQAHKQGDNVVLFSRRLENISKQYPDVVELIKEQVNAKEAILEAECVAVDLETGDLRPFQELMHRRRKYGVEAAIEQYPISLFPFDALYVDGKDLTTQPFPQRRKALEKIIRQNERIKPATQKLVSNPKELEDFFEEAIEEGCEGLMCKSIDKDSIYQAGNRGWLWIKYKRDYRSEMTDTVDLVVVGAFHGRGKRAGAYGALLLATYNDEADTFETVTKCGTGFTDKDLATLYEMLQKHVVPRKNSRVKSTLEADVWFEPAVVLEILGAEVTLSPIHMSAMDSIRKGSGLAIRFPRFTGKYRTDKAPEDATTSKEIVEMYRGQLKKIGESPTA; this comes from the coding sequence ATGGACTACGCTGTAATCGCCGACTCGTACGAGAAGATTGAAGCAACCACAAAACGGTTAGAAATGACCGATTACCTAGTGGAACTGCTAAAGAAAACCCCAAAAGCCGTCATCGGAAAAGTTGTCTATTTGACTCAGGGCAAACTGTACCCAGACTTCATGGGAATAGAAATGGGCGTCGCCGAAAAACTTGCCATAAAAGCCCTCGCACGCGCTTCAGGCCAAAGAGAAAGCGTAATCCTAGCCGAGCTGCAGAAGAGCGGCGACATCGGCGAAACCTCAGCAAACCAGCTAGCCAAACGCAAACAAGCAACCTTTTTCAAAAAAACACTCACAGTTGAGCGAGTCTACGAAACACTCGACAAACTGGCAAAATCCTCAGGCAGCGGCGCCGTGGACACTAAGATGGCGCTCCTCGCAGGGCTTCTAAGTGATGCAACACCAAAAGAGGCAAAATGGCTAATCCGAACCGTAACAGGCAACCTGCGATTAGGCATCGCTGATATGACAGTACTTGACGCATTGGCGATAGCGTACGGTGGCGGAAAAGAAGCACGCGAACTCATCGAACGAGCCTACAACATTTCCTCAGACTTAGGCAGAGTCGCCAGCGTCGTCGCCGAAAGCGGCTTAGATGGCATCAAAAAGTTCCAAGTCATGGTTTTTGAACCCATACGACCCATGCTCGCAGAGCGACTGGGTGTGCCAGAAGAAATCCTAGAAAAGTTCGGCGGAAAATGCGTAGTCGAGTACAAGTATGATGGCGAGCGGGTGCAAGCGCATAAGCAAGGCGACAACGTGGTGCTGTTTTCTAGACGGTTAGAGAACATTTCCAAGCAGTACCCCGATGTTGTCGAATTAATTAAAGAGCAAGTTAACGCAAAAGAAGCAATACTGGAAGCAGAATGCGTCGCGGTTGACCTAGAAACAGGCGATTTGCGCCCTTTCCAAGAACTTATGCATCGCAGACGCAAATACGGCGTGGAAGCAGCCATAGAACAGTACCCTATCTCGCTTTTTCCCTTTGATGCCCTCTACGTTGACGGCAAAGACCTGACCACTCAACCTTTCCCGCAAAGGCGCAAAGCACTAGAAAAAATCATAAGGCAAAACGAACGTATCAAACCAGCCACACAAAAACTCGTAAGCAACCCAAAAGAGCTCGAGGATTTCTTTGAAGAAGCCATCGAAGAAGGCTGCGAAGGCTTAATGTGCAAATCCATCGACAAAGACTCAATCTATCAAGCGGGAAACCGCGGATGGCTCTGGATAAAATACAAACGCGACTACCGAAGCGAAATGACCGACACCGTAGACTTGGTCGTAGTCGGAGCTTTCCACGGCAGAGGCAAACGTGCAGGAGCATACGGCGCCTTACTGTTGGCAACTTATAATGATGAAGCAGACACGTTTGAAACCGTAACCAAATGCGGCACAGGCTTCACCGACAAAGACTTAGCAACACTCTACGAAATGCTACAAAAGCATGTGGTTCCACGAAAAAACAGTCGGGTAAAATCAACGCTGGAAGCAGACGTATGGTTCGAGCCAGCCGTGGTCTTGGAGATTCTTGGCGCAGAAGTAACCTTAAGTCCCATCCACATGAGCGCCATGGACTCCATCCGCAAGGGAAGCGGCTTAGCAATACGTTTCCCACGTTTCACAGGCAAATACCGTACCGATAAAGCACCTGAAGATGCAACTACATCAAAAGAAATAGTCGAAATGTACCGTGGGCAACTAAAGAAAATCGGCGAATCACCAACGGCGTAA
- a CDS encoding flavodoxin family protein: protein MNTCVLYFSRTGNTKRLAQAIADLAKAPIYDLTSAPASAIENCDLLILGTPVEGASPAKETAAFINSLPATSGKKAILFTTYRIFGNERTMKTIEKVLADKGYKTVLKVSKKGMKPEEEADFTKVLDEVKKALEKMA, encoded by the coding sequence ATGAACACTTGTGTATTGTATTTTTCAAGAACAGGAAACACCAAACGACTGGCACAGGCAATAGCGGACCTAGCAAAGGCGCCCATCTACGACTTAACATCTGCTCCAGCCTCAGCCATCGAAAACTGTGACCTTTTAATTCTCGGCACACCCGTCGAAGGTGCCAGCCCAGCCAAAGAAACCGCCGCCTTCATCAACAGTCTCCCTGCAACCAGTGGAAAAAAGGCAATTTTATTCACCACTTACCGAATATTTGGAAATGAGCGAACCATGAAAACCATAGAAAAAGTGCTGGCTGATAAAGGGTATAAGACGGTTTTGAAGGTTTCAAAGAAGGGCATGAAGCCTGAAGAAGAAGCCGATTTCACAAAAGTTCTCGATGAAGTAAAGAAAGCCCTAGAAAAAATGGCTTAA
- a CDS encoding nitroreductase family protein, which yields MSVIDAIKNRRSIRTYKNKELPQGTIEKLIEAARQAPSAGNVQPWEFVVVNAQKAKQELARAAYGQKWLEEAPVVIVVCADENRAEESYGSRGRTLYCLQDTAAAIQNMLLTAYSMGLGTCWMGAFREDMVRELIKAPSRVRPIALITVGYPNEAPPARKRRPISEIMHKETF from the coding sequence ATGAGCGTCATAGATGCCATAAAAAACCGAAGAAGCATAAGAACCTACAAAAACAAAGAACTACCCCAAGGCACAATCGAAAAACTAATCGAAGCCGCAAGACAAGCGCCTTCAGCTGGAAACGTTCAGCCATGGGAATTCGTTGTTGTAAATGCACAAAAAGCCAAGCAAGAGCTTGCGCGAGCGGCTTATGGACAAAAATGGCTCGAAGAAGCGCCAGTTGTTATTGTTGTTTGTGCTGACGAGAACCGTGCCGAAGAAAGCTATGGAAGCCGTGGCAGAACACTCTATTGCCTTCAAGACACGGCAGCCGCCATACAAAACATGCTTTTAACAGCTTACTCAATGGGGTTGGGCACTTGCTGGATGGGCGCTTTCAGAGAGGACATGGTGCGAGAACTGATTAAAGCGCCAAGTAGAGTGCGCCCCATCGCTTTGATTACAGTTGGTTACCCAAACGAAGCGCCGCCAGCAAGAAAAAGAAGACCCATAAGCGAAATCATGCACAAAGAAACTTTTTAG
- a CDS encoding MFS transporter gives MTAVGTQASGYRWLILLVCLVSCGMYYFSRESIPPLITKIQSVFSVSAGTAGLLVSAIVIPGVLMAIPAGFLINKYGFRLMGSLAMVCVALGSLVIVLSTNFISMLCGGVIMGLSSCFLTIGTAAIIPHWFKSRELGFAMGIYSIVYPLSTIIAFTVGPLMREFISWQSPFYLSIIGATLCGIFFFVLVKDRGLIIKSNVSSKSTAEEIVKNTAAWKVGLLWLFYSMASGAFVTWSPTLLSTFKDFNILGASSISSLYMVSTLLFIPVYGWISDKSGHRKPIMVAGLLGMASSILALIYLNDLPLIFIILLVGAFASAVPALAFASMAETMPPEKSGLGFGMMSFWNRTATVVVAPLVGFLLDTTQSIHTFACIALFAVLSATLALTLRKKPKPASSI, from the coding sequence ATGACTGCGGTTGGTACTCAGGCATCAGGTTATCGTTGGCTAATTCTGCTGGTCTGTCTGGTTAGTTGTGGCATGTATTACTTCTCACGTGAGTCAATTCCGCCTTTAATAACAAAGATACAATCGGTGTTCAGCGTTAGTGCGGGAACAGCTGGGCTTCTAGTTTCAGCCATAGTAATTCCTGGTGTTTTAATGGCAATTCCAGCTGGTTTTCTCATAAATAAGTACGGTTTTCGGTTAATGGGTTCTTTAGCGATGGTTTGCGTCGCCTTAGGAAGCTTAGTTATTGTGCTCTCAACGAACTTCATCTCCATGCTTTGTGGTGGAGTGATCATGGGTCTAAGTAGCTGTTTCTTAACAATTGGAACAGCTGCGATAATTCCTCACTGGTTTAAGAGCCGAGAGCTAGGTTTTGCAATGGGGATTTACTCGATTGTGTATCCTCTTTCTACTATAATCGCGTTTACAGTGGGCCCCCTTATGCGCGAATTTATAAGTTGGCAGTCACCGTTTTACTTAAGTATAATTGGTGCCACTCTCTGCGGAATATTCTTCTTTGTACTAGTCAAAGATAGGGGCTTAATCATCAAATCAAATGTAAGCAGTAAATCCACTGCAGAAGAAATCGTGAAAAATACGGCGGCTTGGAAAGTAGGATTACTTTGGTTATTCTACAGTATGGCGTCTGGTGCTTTTGTGACGTGGTCGCCGACTTTGCTTTCAACCTTCAAGGACTTTAATATCCTTGGTGCAAGTTCTATCTCAAGCTTGTATATGGTTTCCACATTGCTCTTCATCCCTGTTTACGGATGGATCTCAGACAAAAGTGGGCACAGAAAACCGATTATGGTCGCAGGCTTGCTCGGGATGGCTTCTAGTATTCTTGCTCTAATTTACTTGAATGATTTACCCTTGATATTTATTATACTGCTTGTTGGTGCTTTTGCTTCAGCGGTACCTGCTTTAGCCTTCGCATCGATGGCTGAAACCATGCCCCCAGAAAAAAGCGGCTTAGGATTTGGAATGATGTCTTTTTGGAACCGTACAGCGACAGTAGTTGTAGCACCATTAGTTGGGTTCTTACTGGACACAACTCAATCAATTCACACCTTTGCTTGTATCGCTCTATTTGCTGTCTTGAGTGCCACTCTTGCTTTAACTTTAAGAAAAAAGCCCAAACCCGCCAGCAGTATCTAA
- a CDS encoding PQQ-binding-like beta-propeller repeat protein: MKKNNVVAIALLLILGITAIFSSLPQPAQAQTTFNYQTFAYLSMRPNPIGVNQPLLLNFWITPPMPFPGIIAHGYTVEITHPNGNKETLGPFNSIQADTSMWTEWTPKTVGTYKIKVIYPGETVPPGTPYQGTGITSAFNQYTVHTYIFNRAESPVTELVVQEDPLPGYQPTPLPTEYWARPVSIENREWAQLMGNWVMSGNGPNSAYFQPYGGGPESAHILWALESGVGGIVGDQYSYSIYSGDPISTNTLGVTKYMRFAVAGMGFYPDSSGWHCIDLRTGQERWVKTLDGGTPTIATVENYVVRAQGPPIDSYNAYLMQIGTVFRKWDAYTGNLIVNTTGLSGTYDPTPYYKENYGMQTFVYSTSGSGANRRLIKWTTQGTSTNFTSRIEYNVTYPLNGITGIDGKIGYYFGVGFETVAPSGAFDIETGQILWMKNYTINEAMFSSGGVISNGVHFYPLYYGDPNQQGLRPVIGIDIATGKILHNTTVTDYPWGSFWSYSKAAGYGMAYYPTYTGHVWAFNLTTGKIVWKGGYNPVGYQTPYGYQPFFSSIALAGGKVYAGNDEHSEGPPYYQGKKMWCLDAYTGETIWNITFWSPGFNMQGLIADGKLIATNYYDGIQYCFDKGSSATSVTASPKVSVHGSSVIIEGMVTDTSPGTKNLRPAALYPNGVPCVSDESQGVFMEYVYMQKQKPTNVTGVPVTLSVLDSNGNYREIGTATTVDGFYALNWTPEIEGTYTIYASFDGSKSYWPSHAVTSIAVDPAPETPAPETETPLPPIELYIAGATIAIIIAIAIVGIMLASIVKKRP; encoded by the coding sequence ATGAAAAAAAATAATGTTGTAGCAATTGCTTTGCTTCTAATACTCGGCATTACAGCTATCTTCTCTAGTTTGCCACAACCCGCCCAAGCCCAAACCACATTCAACTATCAAACCTTCGCATATCTTTCCATGAGACCTAACCCTATCGGCGTCAATCAACCTCTGTTGCTTAACTTTTGGATAACACCACCCATGCCATTTCCAGGCATTATTGCACACGGCTATACAGTGGAAATCACGCACCCTAATGGAAATAAAGAAACTCTAGGACCATTCAACAGCATACAAGCAGACACATCCATGTGGACTGAATGGACACCAAAAACTGTTGGAACATACAAAATAAAAGTCATTTATCCTGGCGAAACAGTTCCACCAGGAACACCCTACCAAGGCACTGGAATTACCTCAGCGTTCAACCAATACACAGTACACACCTACATCTTTAATCGTGCTGAAAGCCCAGTAACAGAACTCGTTGTACAAGAAGACCCTCTTCCAGGCTACCAACCAACTCCGCTTCCAACAGAGTATTGGGCACGCCCAGTATCAATCGAGAACAGAGAATGGGCTCAACTTATGGGAAACTGGGTTATGAGCGGTAATGGTCCTAACAGCGCATACTTTCAGCCATATGGTGGAGGACCTGAATCTGCGCACATCCTATGGGCTCTTGAAAGCGGTGTAGGCGGTATAGTTGGCGACCAATACTCATATAGCATCTACAGCGGCGACCCAATTAGCACAAACACGCTAGGCGTTACTAAATATATGCGATTTGCCGTTGCTGGAATGGGTTTCTACCCCGACTCTAGTGGATGGCATTGCATAGACCTACGCACGGGCCAAGAACGATGGGTTAAAACATTAGACGGAGGGACTCCAACCATTGCTACTGTTGAAAACTATGTTGTACGCGCCCAAGGTCCACCTATCGATTCCTATAATGCATACTTGATGCAAATCGGTACAGTATTTCGTAAATGGGATGCTTACACTGGCAATTTAATCGTTAATACAACTGGATTGTCAGGAACCTACGACCCAACACCCTACTATAAAGAGAATTACGGTATGCAAACATTCGTTTATAGCACATCGGGATCAGGCGCTAACAGACGACTGATTAAATGGACTACACAAGGCACTAGTACTAACTTCACAAGCAGAATCGAATACAACGTAACATACCCGCTGAACGGAATCACTGGAATAGATGGCAAGATAGGTTACTATTTTGGCGTAGGATTTGAAACTGTTGCGCCTTCAGGAGCCTTTGACATTGAAACAGGGCAAATACTGTGGATGAAAAACTACACTATCAACGAAGCAATGTTCTCAAGCGGCGGAGTTATCTCTAATGGAGTCCACTTCTATCCGCTCTATTACGGTGACCCTAATCAACAAGGATTAAGACCCGTAATTGGAATTGATATCGCTACAGGAAAGATTCTGCATAATACCACTGTCACTGATTATCCTTGGGGTAGCTTCTGGAGCTACTCTAAAGCAGCAGGTTACGGCATGGCATACTACCCAACATACACAGGACACGTCTGGGCATTCAACCTTACAACAGGCAAAATTGTCTGGAAGGGAGGCTATAACCCAGTGGGCTATCAAACACCATACGGTTATCAACCATTCTTCTCATCGATTGCGCTTGCAGGCGGAAAAGTCTACGCTGGCAATGACGAACACAGTGAAGGCCCACCATACTATCAGGGAAAGAAAATGTGGTGTCTTGACGCTTATACCGGAGAGACAATATGGAACATTACATTCTGGTCACCAGGCTTTAACATGCAAGGACTCATCGCTGACGGAAAACTAATAGCCACTAACTACTATGACGGCATCCAGTACTGCTTCGACAAAGGTTCAAGTGCCACTTCAGTTACGGCGTCGCCAAAGGTTTCAGTGCACGGTTCCAGCGTAATCATAGAAGGCATGGTAACAGACACGTCACCTGGCACCAAGAATCTGCGCCCAGCCGCATTGTACCCGAACGGTGTGCCATGCGTATCTGACGAAAGCCAAGGCGTGTTCATGGAGTACGTATACATGCAAAAGCAAAAACCAACCAATGTAACAGGTGTTCCAGTGACGTTGAGCGTACTTGATTCAAACGGTAACTACCGTGAAATCGGTACCGCAACAACCGTTGACGGCTTCTACGCACTCAATTGGACTCCGGAAATCGAAGGAACATACACAATTTATGCCTCTTTCGACGGCAGCAAATCCTACTGGCCATCGCATGCTGTAACATCCATCGCTGTAGACCCAGCACCAGAAACTCCAGCACCAGAAACAGAGACACCATTGCCACCAATTGAACTGTACATTGCAGGAGCAACAATCGCCATAATCATTGCAATTGCGATAGTCGGTATCATGTTAGCTTCCATTGTAAAGAAGCGACCATAA
- a CDS encoding matrixin family metalloprotease — protein MSKKTCAVFLALFLFSTIWLSLVSAQISIANQMVEETNKANDLINSNKLLTGWKNESTQVGVGTVQETTTKLEEISEGQLIYTYAKIQVKVPLVENLQAEQIITAKYLGGQTEDLSLRVDIEWHNFENDTIQPPTTFSLSKGMSIMFFIQERTNSLTGYIPYVVESDNKGDDKITLFSLDPQPTAEVPETDGYGFEVTMTSWGTFIPWSSMPWTYEIDPDGTPDISGTDEFTAIHAAFSTWENAPFCGVDFSYGGLHNPGDNWQAYAVRNYHNNIGWVPDFTGFAYADATGFSWNAGGSGPILETNVVLNDIYDWCLDAEATPLILDYDAQSTLTHEIGHAIGLDGVDISGQTMRDQATWDNSRRSLEWGDLNGAHYLYPEHNDATTNADAPNTFTDAYFVNRGTTYYGRLCNLPLPHGIDSQDWYRFYAVTDQALLINLVVPSNANFDLQLYDPSGSLAATSASTTTGQDETIYRAHMGASGFWRLKIYTTETDRMKSNGAYDFRINDINTGYAITASAVTISGSGIAIYPTAITGSSPDGQCGGISAQNYGDAAAINGELSRTMSGTSYIYLYARSGVGYNSHILVYVSQDSSNWYLVRDWYISSSTLDTIYVASTTITYKYVCIAGYNNGNPTSLYIDCVIATN, from the coding sequence ATGTCAAAGAAAACGTGCGCAGTTTTTCTCGCATTATTTCTATTTTCAACAATATGGCTATCGTTAGTATCGGCGCAGATATCTATTGCTAATCAAATGGTGGAAGAAACAAATAAGGCAAATGATCTTATAAATAGCAACAAGTTGTTAACCGGATGGAAGAATGAATCCACTCAAGTCGGCGTCGGCACAGTCCAAGAAACTACCACCAAACTAGAAGAGATAAGTGAGGGACAATTGATCTATACATATGCTAAAATTCAGGTTAAAGTTCCTTTAGTGGAAAACCTTCAGGCGGAACAGATAATAACAGCAAAATATCTTGGTGGGCAAACTGAAGATTTATCGCTCCGAGTAGACATAGAGTGGCATAATTTTGAGAACGATACAATACAACCTCCGACAACATTTAGCCTAAGCAAAGGAATGAGCATAATGTTTTTCATACAAGAGAGGACAAATAGTCTCACTGGTTATATCCCTTACGTGGTCGAGTCCGACAACAAAGGTGATGATAAGATAACACTATTTTCATTGGACCCTCAACCTACGGCAGAAGTTCCTGAAACAGACGGATACGGCTTTGAAGTGACCATGACTTCATGGGGTACCTTTATACCTTGGAGTAGTATGCCATGGACCTATGAAATAGATCCCGATGGCACTCCCGACATAAGCGGAACCGATGAGTTTACTGCAATTCATGCGGCTTTTTCCACATGGGAAAATGCTCCATTTTGCGGCGTTGATTTCTCATACGGGGGATTACATAACCCTGGCGATAACTGGCAAGCGTACGCAGTTAGGAATTACCATAATAACATTGGCTGGGTACCAGACTTCACTGGTTTCGCATATGCAGACGCCACGGGCTTTAGTTGGAACGCCGGCGGCTCAGGACCTATTCTAGAAACAAATGTAGTACTCAATGACATTTATGATTGGTGTTTAGATGCTGAAGCGACTCCTTTGATTCTTGACTACGATGCACAGAGCACTCTGACTCATGAAATTGGTCATGCAATAGGGTTGGATGGAGTAGACATTTCAGGTCAAACGATGCGTGACCAAGCTACTTGGGACAATAGCCGAAGAAGTCTGGAATGGGGAGACCTTAATGGAGCACACTATCTCTACCCTGAACATAATGACGCAACGACCAACGCTGATGCCCCAAATACTTTTACTGACGCCTACTTTGTCAATAGGGGAACGACGTACTATGGGCGCCTCTGTAATTTGCCGCTTCCACATGGAATAGATTCGCAAGATTGGTATAGATTCTATGCAGTCACAGATCAGGCTCTCTTGATAAATTTAGTCGTCCCAAGTAACGCAAACTTTGATCTGCAGCTATACGACCCAAGCGGCTCTTTGGCTGCCACAAGCGCAAGCACCACAACTGGTCAAGACGAGACAATCTATCGAGCACATATGGGTGCAAGCGGTTTTTGGAGACTTAAAATCTATACCACAGAGACGGACAGAATGAAAAGCAATGGCGCGTATGACTTTAGAATAAACGATATCAATACTGGTTATGCAATCACTGCGTCAGCGGTGACAATAAGCGGCAGTGGCATAGCAATTTATCCGACAGCCATTACAGGTAGCTCACCAGATGGGCAATGTGGAGGAATATCTGCACAAAACTACGGCGACGCTGCAGCCATAAACGGAGAGTTGTCTCGTACGATGAGCGGCACCTCTTATATTTACTTGTATGCTCGTTCTGGCGTTGGGTATAACAGCCACATACTCGTTTACGTATCGCAAGACAGCTCCAACTGGTACCTTGTAAGAGACTGGTATATTAGTAGTTCAACACTTGACACTATCTATGTCGCGTCAACAACAATTACCTATAAATACGTATGCATCGCAGGTTACAATAACGGAAACCCAACGTCACTCTATATCGATTGCGTAATCGCCACTAACTAA
- a CDS encoding 60S ribosomal protein L22, with product MVEMKIDASELKGDDAKIIEKLADFLKEKTGGEVATEGKIVTVKGEGEALSKKYVRVTLKKFLNKHDLIDSFRVIGSDEDTLKIRERKVYEED from the coding sequence ATGGTTGAAATGAAAATCGATGCCTCAGAACTCAAAGGCGACGACGCCAAAATAATCGAAAAGCTAGCTGACTTCCTCAAGGAAAAAACAGGCGGGGAAGTAGCCACTGAAGGAAAAATTGTTACTGTAAAGGGCGAAGGCGAAGCACTCTCCAAAAAGTACGTGCGCGTAACTCTCAAAAAATTCCTAAATAAACACGACCTAATTGACTCTTTCAGGGTTATTGGCTCAGACGAGGACACACTCAAGATTAGAGAGCGCAAAGTTTACGAAGAGGACTAA
- a CDS encoding hydrogenase iron-sulfur subunit: MLAILCNWCSYAGADLAGISRFDYPASVRAIRVMCSGRVAREFVLEALRLGAGMVLVGACHLPYDCHYISGNYKMKARTDALKNMLIKLGMSPERFRVEYVSAAEGIHYAEVIKEIDDQRKALGKEKIQAENAKLKPILENMLKRK; encoded by the coding sequence ATCTTAGCTATTCTTTGTAACTGGTGTAGTTATGCTGGTGCAGATTTGGCTGGAATAAGCCGCTTCGATTATCCGGCGAGCGTGCGTGCTATTCGTGTCATGTGCAGTGGAAGGGTTGCAAGGGAATTTGTGCTTGAGGCTCTTCGGCTTGGCGCTGGTATGGTGCTTGTTGGTGCGTGTCACTTGCCATACGACTGTCACTACATTAGCGGTAACTATAAGATGAAAGCGCGAACTGATGCATTAAAGAACATGCTCATTAAGCTGGGCATGAGCCCTGAGCGGTTCCGTGTGGAGTACGTTTCTGCTGCTGAAGGCATACACTACGCTGAAGTCATAAAAGAAATCGATGACCAGAGAAAAGCGTTGGGCAAAGAGAAAATTCAAGCTGAAAACGCGAAGCTAAAGCCGATTTTGGAGAACATGCTAAAGCGCAAATAG
- a CDS encoding 4Fe-4S dicluster domain-containing protein translates to MPLKTVKKDAADTLTLEWILHVKNYKLTLDKNRCVGCQICTLACPKEAIKTEKQPKTQGEKAKKAKVDIDLSKCNFCGICDVTCPYGAIKVTLNGVHDLSILAKDSYPQLIRDIQVDTSKCQKECVECENACPLSLIKISRIGFDGKPVENVEALSPTMKKRVQINVDIDKEHCPTCRVCEFKCSPDAIKVKKAIEGTISINQEKCPDGCTDCLDVCPIEGALVLGEDKKVHVNEVFCTYCGACKNVCPVDEALTVKRTKILHTPIHSGTWNKTLERLTSPADAAKELRTVAGENRRKVVSKRFVLEENVK, encoded by the coding sequence ATGCCGTTAAAAACTGTAAAGAAGGATGCGGCAGATACCTTAACGTTAGAGTGGATTCTGCACGTTAAGAATTACAAGTTAACCCTTGATAAAAATCGCTGTGTCGGTTGCCAAATATGCACACTTGCATGTCCCAAAGAAGCGATAAAAACAGAGAAGCAACCGAAAACTCAAGGAGAAAAAGCAAAAAAAGCCAAAGTAGACATTGACCTATCAAAATGCAATTTTTGCGGGATTTGCGATGTCACATGCCCGTATGGCGCAATAAAAGTTACCCTAAACGGTGTGCACGACCTTTCAATCTTGGCAAAAGATAGTTATCCACAATTAATACGTGACATACAAGTGGACACAAGTAAATGCCAAAAGGAATGCGTAGAATGCGAAAACGCATGCCCGCTCTCGCTTATTAAAATTTCAAGAATCGGCTTCGATGGCAAACCAGTGGAGAACGTAGAAGCCCTCTCGCCAACCATGAAGAAACGTGTTCAAATAAACGTTGACATTGATAAAGAACACTGCCCCACATGCAGAGTATGCGAATTCAAATGTTCTCCAGACGCGATAAAAGTCAAAAAAGCCATCGAAGGAACAATCAGCATAAACCAAGAAAAATGCCCAGACGGATGCACTGATTGCCTTGATGTCTGCCCAATCGAAGGAGCACTTGTGCTTGGCGAGGACAAAAAGGTGCACGTTAACGAGGTATTCTGCACTTATTGCGGTGCATGCAAGAACGTTTGCCCCGTAGATGAAGCGTTAACTGTTAAGCGCACCAAAATACTTCACACGCCCATTCATTCAGGAACATGGAACAAAACCCTAGAAAGACTTACATCACCAGCAGACGCTGCCAAAGAATTAAGAACCGTTGCTGGTGAAAACAGGCGTAAAGTAGTGAGCAAAAGATTCGTTTTAGAGGAGAACGTTAAATGA